The genomic segment CCGTTCCATCGGGTTGGAGTTCCATATTTTTTTTACCGAAGTAGAGGGAGACCTCAGTATTTGCAGGGACAGGTTTCTGAAAACTCACACTCGATTTTTGAAATTGAAGTAAACCTTTGGTGGAATAGGGATCATCCGCTGGATTCGCATCATTTGTGATGTAAGTGATTTCATTGAGGATGGGAACACCGGCAGAAGTATCTTCCACAGCAATCGGAAGCTCCGTTCCTGCAGATCCCCCTTGGTTGTTTCCTAGTTGAGAGGTTGTGTTCGGATCAGAGGCAAGTAAGATAGGAACCAAATGTGTTTCCTTTCCGGAAGATTTACCTTCGCATTTTAAGAAGAAAAGAGAAAGTCCTGTGATGAGTAGGACCAAAAGGTTCCAACGAACAAACTGAATTCCTCTATTACGAATCCTCTCCAAATGTTTTTGAATTGGTTTAAATGTTTTCATGCTCCCAAAATAACATGAACTCGTTTCGTTTACCATGTCCTGGATGTCATGAGTGGGGGAAAGGGCCTATCCCAAATGTCATGTTTGGAATTTCTTAGGTCGGATTTTCGTTTTTTGAATAGGTAGTCAGGTAAGAGAAGGTTTGCCCGTTTCTTTTTCCTGCGACTGGAATTCTTAAGTGAGTGAGATTTTTACTAGTATCCAATAAGGAAAGTTCCTTTCGATTTCGAGCCACTAAAATTCGAAACTCACTTACCTATTTCACAGGATATATTTTTATAAATAGTTATCCATTTGGGAAACTATTTTACTTGCCAACTTTTGAGGGTTCTTTGATAGTTTTCCAAATGGATAACTATCAAACCCCAGACCTATTACTTTACATTCACCCTCTCGCTTCCTTTTGCCATAAGGTTCTCATCGCCCTTTATGAAAATGATACAGAATTTGAATCCCGGATCGTGGATTTAATGCAAGAAGAGTCTAGCGCGGAACTTTTGGCCTATTGGCCTGTGGGTAAAATTCCATTGCTTCGGGATAGAAAACGAGAGAAAACAATCCCTGAGACTTCCATCATCATTGAATATTTAAATGAATTTTATCCCGGCAAAGTAAAACTCATTCCTTCGGATTTTTCATTGGCTCTCGAGACAAGGCTTTGGGATCGTTTTTTTGATCTTTATATCAGCGAACCGATGCAGAAGATTGTTGTCGATCGTTTGCGGCCAGAGGGGCAAAACGACAAACTCGGAGTGGAACAAGCATACCAGAGATTGCCTATTGCTTATGATATGTTGGAGGGACAATTACAATCTCATTCCTTTGTTGTTAGTGATAATTTTAGTATGGCAGACTGTTCGGCAGTTCCTGCTTTGTTTTATGCGGATACGATTTTAAGTTTTCGTAATACACATCCAAAACTTACCGCTTATTTTGAAAGATTATTAGAAAGGCAGTCCGTAAAACGTACGATAGTTGAAGCCTCACCCTATTTTCATATGTATCCACTTTTTGATAAAATTCCCAAAAGGTTTTTAAATGAAAAAAAATAAGGATCAATATCAAATATATAAAACAATGACTCATATCGCTTTATGAAGACTAATGCCATTGGTTTAGAAAACATCTTTCATGCTCTTTCGGATAGGAGTCGTTTGTCTATGGTGGAACGATTGAGTTTTGGACCTCTTTCTGTCAAAGAATTGGCAGAACCTTTAAACATGGCTTTACCGTCTGCTTTGAAACATTTAAAAGTTTTGGAAGATGGTGGTATAGTTATTTCAGAAAAGTTAGGTAGGGTTCGTACATATCAATTGGATAAGAGTCGACTTTCAGCAATCGATTTATGGATGGCTGATAGAAAGGCCGCTTGGAACAGAAGTTTTGATCGGTTGGGAAAATTTTTAATCGAATCATCGGATGAGGATTCCGACGGAGAATAAAATGAAAGAAGGTCAAGTAACACACTCAACATTTACTATTGAAAGGATTTTACCTGCTTCTAAAGAACGATCTTTTGCTGCTTGGGCCAATGCAGATTCCAAACGAAGATGGTTCGCATGCCATGACGATTGGAAGACTGTCGAATTCAATTTGGACTTTAAAGTCGGCGGAAAAGAATCTAATTTAGTCGTAACACCTTCAGGAAGTCGGCATGTTTTTGATGCAACCTTTTATGATATCATCCCCAATGAAAGAATTGTCTATGCTTTTGGTATGTATGTAAATGATATTCGGATCTCTGTATCTCTTGTGACGGTTTTATTTGAATCACCTGTTGTTGGCAGAACCAAAATGTTGTTTACCGAACAGATTATCCTCTTGAACGATCCTGATAGTAAAAATGTGTTCAATTTGGATGAAGAAGTCCGTGGTCGTGTAGAAGGTACAAACGCAGGATTTGATCGACTTGAAAAAGAGTTTTCCTAGTGGCTCCCTAAACTGGAAGCCCTCGGTAAATTTTTAGTATGTGAACTGACTAAGGATTCAAACAGGATACAAAAATTCGTAAAAAGTACCATTAATCATAGGGACTCTTATATTTTTGATATCGTTTTCCGTTTCGGTATACTGAAAAAAAGTTTTTTCTGGTTTATAAAAGTATTTGGCCCTTGTTCGTTCCAAAGATTGGAGAGAATTCTGAATGTTTGTCTCTTTCGATTCGTTCGGATTAAAGAATTGAAAGAGTTGGCGGTTCTTCGCGGATGCTGGAAGGGAACATTCCCAACAAATTTCTTCTTCAATGGACAGAATTTCATCGTATAGTTCTGAATGGTTTGTTGGGCCACCAAGTGCCGCCAGTTTCAAAGAAAGATCATAATACTCATCGAGTAGGGATTCAATGTATTCCATGTTTGTTAACCTCTAAGAACCAGAATACTCGGTAGGTAGGACAAATCTGGCTAGGTTTAGAAAAATTTCTAATTTGGCAGTGAAAAAAAAGGAATCG from the Leptospira perdikensis genome contains:
- a CDS encoding glutathione S-transferase family protein, producing the protein MRFLLVSNKESSFRFRATKIRNSLTYFTGYIFINSYPFGKLFYLPTFEGSLIVFQMDNYQTPDLLLYIHPLASFCHKVLIALYENDTEFESRIVDLMQEESSAELLAYWPVGKIPLLRDRKREKTIPETSIIIEYLNEFYPGKVKLIPSDFSLALETRLWDRFFDLYISEPMQKIVVDRLRPEGQNDKLGVEQAYQRLPIAYDMLEGQLQSHSFVVSDNFSMADCSAVPALFYADTILSFRNTHPKLTAYFERLLERQSVKRTIVEASPYFHMYPLFDKIPKRFLNEKK
- a CDS encoding SRPBCC family protein — encoded protein: MKEGQVTHSTFTIERILPASKERSFAAWANADSKRRWFACHDDWKTVEFNLDFKVGGKESNLVVTPSGSRHVFDATFYDIIPNERIVYAFGMYVNDIRISVSLVTVLFESPVVGRTKMLFTEQIILLNDPDSKNVFNLDEEVRGRVEGTNAGFDRLEKEFS
- a CDS encoding ArsR/SmtB family transcription factor; this translates as MKTNAIGLENIFHALSDRSRLSMVERLSFGPLSVKELAEPLNMALPSALKHLKVLEDGGIVISEKLGRVRTYQLDKSRLSAIDLWMADRKAAWNRSFDRLGKFLIESSDEDSDGE